The Euphorbia lathyris chromosome 8, ddEupLath1.1, whole genome shotgun sequence genome has a window encoding:
- the LOC136203570 gene encoding protein NRT1/ PTR FAMILY 6.2 produces MDGKMSWAVADAVDYKGFPADRSKTGGWVPAALVLGIEICERLSTMGIGVNLVTYLIGTMHLSSATSANIVTDFMGTSFLLCLLGGFLADSFLGRYKTIGIFAFIQTLGTGMLAIVTKLQQLRPPHCHSGNSCEKANGFQMGILYIALYIIALGTGGLKSSVSGFGTDQFDEKDEKEKTQMTYFFHRFFFFISIGTFMAVTVLVYIQDEVGRSWAYGICSVSMFTAILIFLSGTKKYRYKKSMGSPIVHIFQVLVAAFRKRNLDLPHNIALLYEDTPEPSRIYHTNKFPFLDKAAIVTNEDFENNGNLGPNPWKVCSVTRVEETKMMASILPIWATTIIFWTTYAQMITFSVEQASTMERTIGGFQIPAGSLTVFFVAAILITLAIYDRFIMPFWKKWKGKPGFTNLQRVGIGLVLSTLGMVAAAIVEKKRLSVAKSVGGENVSTLPLTVFVLIPQFFLVGSGEAFIYAGQLDFFITQSPKGMKTMSTGLFLTTLSLGFFISSFLVMIVKAVTVTNGGDGWLADNINHGRLDLFYALLATLCAINFVAYLVCALWYKPRNNKSAAFEMENTTAHEDRC; encoded by the exons ATG GATGGGAAGATGAGTTGGGCTGTTGCTGATGCTGTAGATTACAAAGGTTTCCCTGCCGACAGATCTAAAACTGGTGGTTGGGTTCCTGCTGCTCTTGTTCTAG GGATTGAAATATGTGAAAGGCTGTCAACAATGGGGATAGGAGTTAACCTGGTGACATATTTGATTGGAACAATGCATCTGTCAAGTGCTACTTCAGCAAATATAGTCACAGATTTTATGGGCACAAGTTTTCTTTTGTGCTTGCTTGGAGGATTTCTTGCTGATTCTTTCCTAGGCAGATACAAAACTATTGGGATCTTTGCTTTCATACAAACACTA GGGACTGGAATGCTAGCTATAGTTACTAAGCTACAGCAGCTACGGCCACCGCATTGCCACAGTGGAAATTCATGTGAAAAAGCAAATGGATTCCAAATGGGAATATTATACATAGCTTTGTACATAATTGCACTAGGGACGGGAGGCCTGAAATCAAGTGTATCAGGATTTGGAACAGATCAATTTGATGAGAAAGACGAAAAGGAGAAAACCCAGATGACCTATTTCTTCCATAGATTCTTCTTCTTTATAAGCATTGGTACTTTTATGGCAGTTACAGTGCTTGTCTACATACAAGATGAAGTGGGTCGCAGTTGGGCTTATGGGATCTGTTCTGTCTCTATGTTTACTGCCATTTTGATATTCCTTTCAGGAACTAAAAAGTATAGGTATAAGAAAAGCATGGGCAGCCCTATTGTTCACATTTTCCAGGTACTTGTAGCTGCTTTTAGGAAGAGAAATTTGGACTTGCCTCACAATATTGCCTTATTGTATGAAGACACCCCTGAGCCTTCAAGAATATACCATACCAATAAATTCCC TTTCTTGGATAAGGCAGCCATAGTTACAAACGAAGATTTTGAAAATAATGGAAATTTGGGTCCAAATCCATGGAAGGTGTGCTCAGTGACAAGGGTAGAGGAAACGAAAATGATGGCAAGTATATTACCAATATGGGCTACAACCATCATATTTTGGACGACATATGCTCAGATGATAACATTCTCAGTTGAGCAAGCATCTACCATGGAAAGAACAATTGGAGGATTCCAGATTCCAGCTGGGTCTCTCACCGTATTCTTTGTGGCtgcaattttaattacactGGCAATCTATGATCGTTTCATCATGCCTTTTTGGAAGAAATGGAAAGGAAAGCCAG GTTTCACAAACCTACAAAGGGTAGGAATCGGACTGGTCCTATCAACCCTAGGAATGGTAGCTGCAGCAATAGTAGAAAAGAAACGTTTATCAGTAGCAAAAAGTGTTGGGGGGGAGAATGTTTCAACCCTTCCCTTAACAGTGTTCGTATTGATACCACAGTTCTTCTTAGTGGGTTCAGGTGAAGCCTTCATATACGCAGGACAACTTGATTTCTTCATTACACAATCACCAAAAGGAATGAAAACAATGAGCACAGGCCTTTTCCTAACTACTCTATCTCTAGGGTTTTTCATCAGTAGTTTTTTGGTTATGATTGTCAAGGCTGTAACAGTAACCAACGGCGGCGATGGATGGTTAGCTGACAACATAAACCATGGAAGGCTTGATCTTTTCTATGCACTTCTAGCTACACTTTGTGCTATCAATTTTGTAGCCTATCTTGTTTGTGCTTTGTGGTACAAGCCTAGGAACAATAAATCTGCTGCTTTTGAGATGGAAAACACTACTGCTCATGAGGACAGGTGCTAG
- the LOC136201987 gene encoding pentatricopeptide repeat-containing protein At4g32430, mitochondrial, whose amino-acid sequence MFTCQRYCSSLCRIGKQESWLRNFYTESNACQLLVKSCDPNDVSIRSSMLNAIHKNLPFRALQIFKKRIQLGFMDDIDQVTVSLALKACCGNPFIGFQLHALSITSGFTSHIIVPNALMNMYCKSGYFDQALRIFNNLIDPDIVSWNTMLSGFQRSDDALNFARKLNSTGISFDPVTYTTVLAFCSRNEEFLFGLQLHSCILKVGLECEVFVGNALITMYARWGRLQDARKVFDEMPTRDCVSWNAMISGYTKEGIYGREAVEMFIQMVRRGIKLDHVSFTSAVSACGHDKNLQLGRQLHGLTIKRGYDKHVSVGNVLISTYSKCEATKDAKLAFQNMDERNVVSWTTMISIDEENAVPFFNQMRSQGVYPNNVTFIGLIHAITIRNLSQSGKTVHGLCIKSGFSVENSFITMYAKFGSMQESVRVFEELNYREIITWNALVSGYAQNALSQEAICTFYSALVESKPNEYTFGSVLSAIGCAEDVSLKHGERCHSHIIKSGLNTNPIVSSALLDMYAKRGSICDSEKVFSEGPERSQFAWTAIISAYARHGDYESVMSWFEKMEKEGVRPDSITFLSVIAACGRKGMVDMGQHLFDSMVKDYNIEPSSEHYSCMVDMLGRAGRLKEAEEVVNRIPGKAGLSVLQSLLGACRMHGNVEMGEKVADGLIGMEPSESGSYVLMSNMYAERGEWEQVAKLRRGMREKGVKKQVGLSWADVGHINASMALHAFSSGDNSHPQSHQIRQVATSLGAEMTFLRSKFHQNFQFFLMIAH is encoded by the coding sequence ATGTTTACCTGCCAACGATATTGCAGTAGTCTCTGCAGAATCGGCAAGCAAGAGTCTTGGCTTAGAAATTTTTATACGGAAAGCAATGCATGCCAGTTGCTCGTCAAAAGTTGTGATCCAAATGATGTCTCCATTCGCAGCTCTATGCTCAACGCTATACACAAAAATCTCCCTTTTCGAGCTCTTCAAATCTTCAAGAAACGAATTCAGTTGGGTTTTATGGACGACATTGACCAAGTTACTGTCTCTCTGGCCCTTAAAGCTTGCTGCGGAAACCCATTTATTGGCTTTCAACTCCATGCTCTTTCTATTACGTCTGGGTTTACTTCGCATATTATCGTCCCTAATGCGCTGATGAATATGTATTGCAAGTCTGGGTATTTCGATCAAGCTTTACGCatttttaacaatttaattGATCCCGATATTGTTTCTTGGAATACAATGCTTTCGGGTTTTCAGAGGAGTGATGATGCTCTAAATTTTGCTAGAAAATTGAATTCTACTGGGATATCTTTTGATCCTGTGACTTATACTACCGTACTAGCATTTTGTTCGAGGAATGAAGAGTTTCTCTTTGGATTACAATTACATTCTTGTATATTGAAAGTTGGATTGGAGTGTGAAGTTTTTGTTGGAAATGCACTTATTACTATGTATGCGAGATGGGGGCGTTTACAGGATGCTAGGAAAGTGTTCGATGAAATGCCAACAAGAGATTGTGTTTCTTGGAATGCCATGATATCAGGATATACCAAGGAAGGTATTTATGGGCGAGAAGCAGTTGAGATGTTTATTCAAATGGTTAGGAGAGGAATAAAACTCGATCATGTCTCATTTACTAGTGCAGTATCAGCTTGTGGTCATGACAAAAACTTACAACTTGGGAGACAGCTACATGGTTTAACTATAAAACGAGGGTATGACAAACATGTTTCTGTTGGTAACGTTCTCATTTCAACATACTCAAAATGCGAGGCAACTAAAGATGCTAAACTGGCGTTTCAGAATATGGATGAACGCAATGTAGTTTCATGGACTACCATGATATCTATTGATGAGGAAAATGCTGTGCCTTTCTTTAATCAGATGAGATCACAAGGGGTTTATCCTAACAATGTTACATTTATTGGTTTAATCCATGCTATAACGATACGGAATTTGTCGCAATCAGGCAAGACAGTTCATGGTCTTTGCATAAAGAGCGGTTTTTCTGTAGAAAATAGTTTCATTACCATGTATGCCAAATTTGGATCTATGCAAGAATCTGTAAGGGTTTTTGAGGAGCTTAACTATAGAGAGATCATCACATGGAATGCCTTAGTTTCCGGTTATGCACAAAATGCATTGTCTCAAGAAGCTATCTGCACATTTTACTCTGCGCTTGTAGAATCAAAACCGAATGAATACACATTTGGTAGTGTCCTGAGTGCAATAGGTTGTGCAGAGGATGTATCCTTAAAACATGGGGAAAGATGCCACTCTCATATAATAAAATCGGGATTAAACACGAATCCTATTGTTTCTAGTGCACTCCTTGACATGTATGCAAAGCGCGGGAGCATTTGTGATTCTGAAAAAGTATTTAGTGAGGGTCCTGAAAGAAGCCAATTTGCGTGGACAGCGATTATCTCTGCATATGCAAGGCATGGGGATTATGAATCAGTAATGAGTTGGTTTGAGAAGATGGAGAAGGAGGGGGTGAGACCTGATTCAATCACATTCCTTTCTGTGATTGCTGCGTGTGGAAGGAAGGGCATGGTTGATATGGGACAGCATCTGTTTGATTCAATGGTAAAAGATTATAATATAGAACCATCGTCGGAGCACTATTCTTGTATGGTAGATATGCTAGGGCGAGCAGGGCGGCTGAAGGAAGCAGAAGAAGTAGTAAATAGGATACCAGGGAAGGCAGGATTGTCGGTGTTGCAGAGCTTGTTAGGAGCTTGCAGGATGCATGGAAATGTGGAAATGGGAGAGAAGGTAGCAGATGGTTTGATAGGAATGGAGCCAAGTGAATCAGGTTCATATGTGTTGATGTCAAACATGTATGCTGAGAGGGGAGAATGGGAACAAGTGGCAAAGTTAAGAAGAGGAATGAGAGAAAAGGGAGTCAAGAAACAAGTAGGACTTAGTTGGGCGGATGTTGGTCATATTAATGCATCCATGGCTTTACATGCTTTTTCTTCAGGGGACAATTCCCACCCACAATCTCACCAGATACGTCAAGTCGCAACATCTTTAGGAGCAGAAATGACATTTTTGAGATCCAAGTTTCATCAAAACTTTCAATTTTTCCTAATGATTGcccattaa
- the LOC136201947 gene encoding uncharacterized protein — protein MGWIGEIIHSFKSIQIRQAFSQAINLGMIVTSALIMWKILMCVTGSESPVVVVLSESMEPAFKRGDILFLHMNKDPIRTGEIVVFNVEGHEIPIVHRVIEVHEREDTSDADILTKGDNNDLDDRAGFLYAYEQHWLKPQHIMGRAIGFLPYVGWVTIIMTEKPLIKYILIGALGLLVITSKD, from the exons ATGGGGTGGATAGGGGAGATCATTCACTCCTTTAAATCTATTCAAATTAGACAAGCTTTCTCTCAGGCAATTAATCTCG GCATGATTGTGACTTCAGCACTAATAATGTGGAAGATATTGATGTGTGTTACTGGTAGTGAGTCACCTGTTGTAGTTGTGCTCTCAGAGAGTATGGAACCTGCTTTCAAACGA GGTGATATTTTATTCTTGCATATGAACAAGGATCCTATTCGGACAGGAGAAATTGTTGTGTTCAACGTAGAA GGGCATGAGATCCCAATTGTCCATCGAGTAATTGAG GTCCATGAGCGAGAAGATACAAGTGATGCTGATATCCTCACAAAAG GAGACAACAATGATCTGGATGATAGGGCGGGGTTTTTGTACGCATATGAGCAACATTGGTTAAAGCCTCAACATATCATGGGGAGAGCTATTGG GTTCTTACCATATGTTGGTTGGGTGACAATAATCATGACTGAGAAGCCTCTTATCAAG TACATACTCATAGGTGCCTTGGGTTTGCTGGTGATCACCTCAAAGGATTAG
- the LOC136202836 gene encoding chaperone protein dnaJ 49-like has protein sequence MDGNKDDALKSLKIGKDALESGDRARALKFITKARRLDPSLPVDDLLSDIEKDVASDQSAPTTNGPPSPTTDEPKVRQRVRSNGSTSSPAASSSSASYTEEQITIVRQIKKKKDFYDILGLEKSCSVEDVRKAYRKLSLKVHPDKNKAPGAEEAFKAVSKAFQCLNNEESRKKYDLTGSDEPVYERRATRHHGGHGGYNGYYDDFDPDEIFRQFFFGGMPPATTQFRTFNFGGGTRTADNATGFNMRALLQLLPVLLIVLLNFLPSSEPIYSLSRSYPYEYRFTTEKGVNFYVKSTKFDQDYPSGSHERVALELKVERDYVSVLAQNCRFEMQRQQWGFIRETPHCEMLQQFQSGASVAS, from the coding sequence ATGGATGGGAACAAAGACGATGCCTTGAAGTCCTTGAAAATCGGCAAGGATGCGCTTGAATCTGGTGATCGAGCTCGTGCTTTGAAGTTCATCACCAAAGCTCGCCGCCTTGATCCCTCTCTGCCCGTAGATGATCTCTTATCTGATATAGAGAAAGATGTTGCCTCCGATCAATCGGCCCCAACTACCAATGGACCCCCCAGCCCCACCACCGATGAACCTAAAGTTCGCCAGAGGGTGAGGTCTAATGGATCGACTTCGTCCCCCGCAGCATCGTCGTCCTCAGCCTCGTATACGGAAGAGCAAATCACGATCGTGAGgcaaatcaagaagaaaaaagatTTTTATGATATTTTGGGATTAGAGAAATCCTGCTCTGTGGAAGATGTTCGAAAAGCTTATCGGAAATTGTCTCTCAAAGTTCATCCCGATAAGAACAAGGCTCCTGGAGCTGAGGAAGCGTTTAAAGCTGTATCCAAGGCTTTCCAGTGTCTTAACAATGAAGAGAGCCGTAAGAAGTATGATCTGACTGGAAGCGATGAACCTGTTTATGAGAGACGTGCTACTAGGCATCACGGAGGGCATGGGGGATACAATGGGTATTATGATGATTTTGATCCCGACGAGATTTTTAGGCAATTCTTTTTTGGAGGAATGCCGCCTGCTACTACTCAGTTTAGGACTTTCAATTTCGGGGGAGGGACTAGAACAGCAGATAATGCAACTGGGTTCAATATGCGTGCACTTCTTCAACTGCTACCTGTTCTATTGATAGTTCTTTTGAACTTCTTACCATCTTCAGAGCCTATCTACTCACTTTCCAGATCCTATCCTTACGAATACAGGTTTACTACGGAAAAAGGAGTCAACTTTTATGTGAAGAGTACCAAATTTGATCAGGATTATCCATCAGGGAGCCATGAAAGGGTGGCATTGGAATTGAAAGTTGAAAGAGATTATGTATCTGTTCTTGCACAGAATTGTAGGTTTGAGATGCAGAGACAGCAGTGGGGTTTTATACGTGAGACGCCTCATTGTGAAATGCTCCAGCAATTTCAGTCTGGGGCCTCCGTTGCCTCATGA